The Lampris incognitus isolate fLamInc1 chromosome 15, fLamInc1.hap2, whole genome shotgun sequence genomic interval ACATGCGCTACATATGGTAAATAAATGCACACATCTTGTTGCCCCTTCATTGTTTTTGCAACAGTTGAGTAGAAAACAATGCCAAAATCCAAAAAGTTATGTGGTGTCTCTATGTTGAAATtttgtgtttgaaaaaaaaagttttgttccTAGTAAgacatttttgtttatttatacgTTATGCAAGTTTATTTTTAGCTACTTTTATTCTGTTTTCTATTTTTAACATGTGAGTCAATCTGGAGGTAACTCCTCGTCAACCACAAATTTGTTCAGGTTTAGCTGGCATTACACATAAATCTGCAGGATCACAACAAACTATGCTTTCTGATAGCAATTAGAAAAAAATCCATGTTGTAGTTTTTGCTCTAGTATCCATTAAAAGTTACTATCATAGCTCCTGTTATAGTTACTGTTCTTCTCAAGTTATGGTTGAATTAAGTTGTGCTGGACTGGACTTTACACCATTCCTCTTGAATAATGAGCAGTAGTACCAAGAATCTGGGATTTAACTTGTGGAAAATGAAGTGTGAAAGTAAAAATTGCTTTGTAATACAGAATGTTTTGTACACCAAGCACACTGTGGATAGTTATTTTCTTGTCGTCAAGCTGTGTCATGGTAGTAAATTGCTGGTCTCTAGTGACATCTGGTGGCTTTGGCTGGTAAACGACCCTGTTTCACTTGCTATGCGGGTTTAATACAAAATCCTGGAGTCACAGCCCTTCCACTTTGGTCAATCCCCCCTAGAAATGCAAACCGTGATCCACTGGCTAACAGTGGACCATGTTCCAGCAgttattcagttttttttttttttagtttaagtAAGGTTTGCAACTCAATTCTGTCTCACTCTTaattatttgtttttctttccagaaCTTCAGATTACTTCGTGACAAAACGGGTCAGACCAGGATAGGAGATCTTTCTCTTCTGGACATGAAAAAGGTAACCAGTTGCTGTGGCATTTGTATGCTACTGTAAATCAACCTATGTACAGAGTTTGATTTCTTTGTTTATATTGCAAAGATTCCCATTGGTTGCTTGTTAACTCAGCCGAAGGTTAATCTCGGCCCAGGCTTCAAACTGAACTTAGAAAAATGTTTCAAAATATATCCAGTCCTGGGTTGTctcggtagcgtagcggtctattccgttgcctaccaacacggggtcgccagttcgaatcctcgtgttacctgcagcttgattgggtgtccctacagacacaattggccgtgtctgcgggtgggaagccggatgcaggtatttgtcctggtcactgcactagtgcctcctctggttggtcggggtgcctgttcaggggggagggggaactggggggaatagcgtgatcctcccatgtgctacatccccctggcgaaactccttactgtcaggtgaaaagaagcgactggtgactccacatgtatcggaggaggcatgtgatagtctgcagccctccccagctcagcagagggggtggagcaatgaccgggacagctcggaagagtggggtaattggctgggtataattagggagaaaaaggggggtggaaaaaatatatataaaaagataGGTGTAGGAAAAAACATTAgtttttaaaaagtttttttcctacacctgtcttaatattctgctcatcatttgttgagcacttttatcaacaccattgacggtttctgaaaaaaaacccactcatatatatacatatatatatatatactatatatatatattcatcccGCAAATGTTGATAATGTGCAATGTTTCTGTATTGGATGGAATTTTGTCTACTGTTTTTACCAGGTGCGTAGACTGGTGCTTGTGGAGATGACTGCTCTGTTTGACACTGCTGGGATAGACCTGAAAGCTGACAAAGCAGTCAAAGTCAAGGCTAAAGGTGCATAAGCATGCACCTGTGCTCACTTACAGACATGCATACAAATAAACATACACAAAACTACACACAGACCAACGCACAAAAAGGGATTAACATAGAGAAACAAAAATGCCAGCAGACACTAATAGGGGTCCATATAATGACAAACACATGAACGGAACAAGCACAATAAATGAAATGAGTTGCATCTAAAAGTGTCTATCTCAATGCTCACAAGGTCATATCGTTTATGACTAAATCTTTTAATTTTCTTTTCCCTCTTGACCAACACATATAGTTCATAATTTCAAATTCctctttgttttgtgtgtgtgtgttattttttgtttgtatAGAGAGTGGTCTATTCGGTGTACCCCTTGCAACCTTACTGGATCAGGACCAGAGACGGGCCCATGGGACCAAAGTTCCACTCATACTGCAGAAGGTGAGTATACCAGACAACCAGACAACCACGATGTTTAGCAATGCCAGCGAATACAAACCAGGATGTTTTTAGTAAAATGTAGAGcgagtaggatttgtcagttgcagtttgtaaacacaacattcaaacttGGCCCCGACTCAATGACACCAAAAGCACGCACCCCCTGACTGCAGTTGCCAGAAcatatcccagtgtacaggccaactccgcatcactcttcattcccatcctctccctcagtgctcgccagcgggtgaaagccaaccccagattcactctcattttggaacgagctttgttcgTTTGATGTTTTGCCTCCatatatttgcgtctttttggTACAGTGTCCGCCATCGTTGTAGCTttctcttggatgcgtgcttacgatctcgatctggcacctggtcgctacgtttttatagagtcctactgcccaaaggttaatgcccagaaacgtcccgtacacagcaaaatgagaaaatacaggcagaggacagggtctctgcagctacagacaccaccacacacctcTGTTGGGttgtaagtgatgattgagagggatcgcttctgtatgagtctatacattaatttttttttaaaaaattttaggAAAATTGTACACATTCTAACttttttttgcgggggggggggggggttctcccttttcctccccaattgtacttggccaattaacccacttttctgagccgtccgggtttctgctccaccccctctacagatctagagagggctgcagactagcaaaAGTCTctaatacgtgtggagtcaccagccacttttcacctgacagtgaggtgtttcatcagggagatgtagtgcgtgggaagatcacgctattccccccagtcccccccccccccccgaacaggcgacctgACCGACCACAAGAGGCAGTAGTGccgtgaccagggcacatacccacatctggcttcccacctacagacatggccaattgtgtccgtacggctgcccgaccaagccggaggtaacatggggattctaaccagtgatccccgtgtcggtaggcaacggaatagaccgccacgctacccggacgccccacacgtTCCAACTTTAAGGAGTTACACcagccgtccattaatttcagAAGCCTACCCCAAATTTTCAAAAATCTCTCATGAACTTGGTTTGTGATAACATTTAGTTCAGCCATATACTGTATGGAAGCATCCTGAGGCTTAGGATTTATACTCCCTTAGCATTATACTTTTAGATGTTATTATACTTGAAAGCTACCAGTGTGGCTGTTGTATGTCTGCTTGTACTGTAGTGCTTTTCACAAACTcatgctctctttctgttctgcatctctctccatctccccgtcTAACTAGCTCATCAGTCATATTGAACAGGAGGGACTGGACACAGAAGGGTTACTTCGGATTCCTGGAGCGGCCACTAGAGTCAAGGTCAGAAATCAGTTTTTACCAATAGATTTTGAAGTTCTAGATGATTGTGGAGTATCACTAACTGTCTAGACATAGACACACTTAAACTGGGCTCTGTAGGAAAGTCACACCAGCTGCATAATATACTGCAGCCATGGTGTTAGGGACCCCACATTTATCAGTTCTTTCCACGGTCTACAGTGGTACAGATTGTTTTTGGTTAAGTCAATGAACTTGTTTTAACATGcttacctctgtgtgtgtgtgtgtgtgtgtgtgtgtgtgtgtgtgtgtgtgtgtgtgtgtgtgtgtgtgtgtgatatcaaGGCATTGTGCCAGGAGCTGGAGTCTTGTTTCTATGATAATCTATTTTCATGGCAACAGCTGAAACAGCATGATGCTGCAAGTCTTCTAAAGCTTTTCATCAGGGAGTTACCATTTCCATTACTGACTGTGGAATATCTCAACACCTTTATTGCTGTCAACAGTATGTATACTGtttgtttctctctgtgtgtgtatgtgtctctatATCTAGATAGATAGTTCTTTCGCTCTGCCCACCTGCCTGTTTTCTGTTACtttagcagtagttgtagtatgGATAACTTGTCTTTGCATTTCTATTTCTTCATGGTTGTGGGTCTGTCTGTGCACCCATCCGCATCACTGCTTATGTGTGTTTGCTGTATTTACAGAGCTCCCCACTAAGAAACAGCAGCTCCAGGCCTTGAACCTGCTGATCCTCCTGTTACCGGAGGCAAATCGGGATACTCTCAAGGTAAACAAATGCACACAGTCTTAAATCACACCATGGCTGGATGCTCCACTGTTTTCTATACCGTTTCATATCCCTCATGTATTTCAATCTCAAGGCATTAGTGGAGTTTTTCCAGCGTGTGATTGACCATCAGAAGCGAAACAAGATGACCCTCAACAATGTCTCCGTTGTTATGGCGCCCAACATCTTCGTGTTCAAAGGTTTCCGTTCCAAGGTTACCGAACAACAGGAGTTCTCCATGGCAACGCGCACAGCCAACATCGTCAGGCTTCTGATTAGATACCAGAGCCTCCTGTGGACAGTAAGAACCCACCCTGAGCCTTCTAGTGAATGAACTCCATCAATCAAATTGCCAACACAATAAAGCTCTGTTTGGACCCGAAAAGAAttagaaaaacaaaccaaaaaaaaagaaaaaaagaaaagatgcacaCCATACATGCTGGTTTATACAGATAAAGCTATTCAACCACTGTAATGCTAGTGTGAAAATTGTTAACATTAACCAAAAATAACCATGCTGGACTTCTGTGCTCTTGTCACTGAAACATATGGTGATATTTTATACATGCATAGGAACCAAAACTATTTAAATTAAATGTGTATTTAAATGCAAATTTGCTCATCTTCAACTGAACTCCTTCAGTTAACATAATCCTCCCTTAAGCAGCATCAAACAAAGCACAAATCTTCAGTATCATTTGCTTGATTAAATTGTTCATTTCAGCAAtctacaataatagtaataatattaatattattattatgaactttatataacacttttcaaaGACAGTTTATAAACTGCTTTACAGAgaacaaaaaaggaaaatataCAATATGTAAATAAAATATACAGTACAGTTTATATAAAAATGGAATGTACAATAAGATGTAAaagcaataaataaaaaaaagatagtTCAGGCACGAATTTAACTTGGAACACTTCTATTTTTATTGAGGCATCCAAATGAAGTTTGTATGTCGTCCATTGTTGTGTATAAAtgtttctctccatctctatcttttTATCTATCTCTTATCTCTTTGAGATTCCTAAGTTCATTCTCAACCAAGTAAGACAGCAGAACACGGAGAGCCAGAGGAAACAGAACAGGGAGCGAGCTGTGAGGAAGCTACTGAAGAAGATTACTACTGACAAGCCAGTGGACAAACCTGTGTGTGAGGTAGGGATTGAACAGAATCATATATGTATCAAGCAAATGGGAGGGTTTGAGGTTATTTCTGAAACCTACATAGGTACATTGGCTCACCGTCACATCCATCCTGAGAAGAACTCATCTTTTGAAGGAACATAAatctactgctactttcagctgctccttcttaggggtcgccacagcagatcatccgtttccatttcttcctgtcctctgcatcttcctctatcacacaagctacctgcatgtcctctctcaccacatccataaacctcctctttggccttcctcttttcctcttccctggcagctccatattcagcatcctgctcccaatatacccagcatctctcctccacacatgtccaagccatctcaatcttgcctctcttgcttgtctccaaaccgtccaacttgagcggtccctctgatataatcgttcctaatcctgtccttcttcgtcactcccagtgaaaatcttagcatcttcaactctaccacctccagctccgccccgtcttttcatcagtgtcaccgtctccaaaccatatagcatagctggtctcacaaccatcttgtaaaccttccctttaactcttgctggtacccttctgttgcaaatcgctcctgacactcttctccacccattccaccctgtctgcactctcttcttcacctctcttctgcactccctgttactttagacagttgacccaaagtatttaaactcacacaccttcgtcacctctactccttgtatcctcacaattccactctcctccctctcattcacacataggtattccgtcttgctcctactgactttcattcctcttctctccagtgcatacctccacctctccaggctctcctcaacctgcaccctactgttgctacagatcacaatgtcatccgcaaacatcatagtccacgtttGATAGTCCATCATATCATAGTCCATGTTTTGAAGGAACATAaatcaacaaacaaaacaaacaaaaaaaatctaattcCGTTGTCAAGGTGTGTCCAACTGAATGTCAGCAGAGTGATTTAAATCCCACCAGCATTGCAAACTATCAAGTTGCAAGTGTTAGAAGTGAACCACAGAGAGCAAACAGTTGATTCAATACATTTCTTGTTGAGAATCAACTCTGCTCTAGAATCAACAGCTGTGACTGAGAAATACTAGGTAAAGAAATAAAACCTGTGGATAAGAGGTGGAAAAACTGGAAACCTGATAAAAACATATTCCGTGTTGGCAGCTCCATTGTTGACACTCTGCAGTGAACGGTATTCCATTGGAATGAATGAGGATCAAGGGCGTCCGTGTAGCGTAGCTTGTCTATtacgttgcctcccaacacagggatcgccagttcaaatccccgtgttaccgccagcttgatcgggtgtccctacagacacaattggccgtgtcatcgggtgggaagccagttgtgggtatttgtcctggtcgctgcactagcgcctcctctggtcagtcggggcgccttttcgagggggagagggaactggggggaatagcattatcctcccacgcgctatgtccccctagtgaaactcctcactgtcaggtgaaaagaagtggctggcgattccacatgtatcggaggaggcatgtgatagtctgcagccctccctggcacggcagagggggtggagcaacgactgggacagctcaaaaaatagggtaattgcccggatacaattggagagagaaaaaagggggggggtgaatgagGATCAATTCACCACTCCCTGCTTCAGTTGAACCATAGAGACACCTAGTCGCACTTTATAGTAGTGTTGTTAATGTTTGGTTATAACAATAATCTTCTCAACAGAACAGGGTTTTATGGTCTATTTTTTTAAATTGCGTTTGTGTTTTATAAAGTTCAGGCTCCCATGATGTTTCCATTTTTCTGACTCtactgcagtctctctctctctctctctctctctctcacacttcttTCTATCCTAAATTCTCTCATGTTCTCTTTGTGTACCCCTCTCTCCCACTGTAATTGTGCCCTGTACCCCCAAACACTTTCTCCGTCTTTCCCAGGACTCTTCCCAGGGTTTTATTCGTGTCCAGGCACCCCAGTTTCGTAAAGTTTCTATGGCAGTTCAGCTTACTGAAGAATTGCAGGCTGCTGATGTATTAACACGATTCATCAACCAGGAcaggtaatacacacacacacacacacacacacacacacacagcatcgacCCCTTTTTTCTCTGtgacatatatatattttgtttgtGTAAGTGTTAGAGAAACAATTACTGTACTTGACAGACAGTAGACAAATGCATTCATACACAGACTCTTCACGATAATGTGCGGACATAGTTGGGAGAAGCCTGAGTCAAAATCACTTCTGTTTTCATGTGATTCTTGTAGACCACCTTTATGAATTCCAGTGCTTGTGTGAATGTATAATTTTAACCTTAACCTACATGGCTTGATGGAAAATAAAGCCCTTTCTTCCGACTCCTTACCTCAAGCACCTTGGTGTGATGTAAGTTAGCATGGTTAATGATGTCTTCCTGATATAAGCCAGCCTTTGCTTTACTTccctatatacacacatacataaaatgGTGCTAACATGGATATACATACCTTAATAAGGATTCGCAAGTTTTTTGATGTTTTATTCAAAGAGCTAAATGGGAAAATGTCATTTTAACATCTTGCGCTATAGTGTTTGAAgaaatgtgtgggggggggggactactgtAGGCGTGCTATACTGTGGGGTTTGAAAGAGCATGTTATACTGTTCTGTTGAGAAGGTTCTCAATATACAGTAAATCTATTATCTTCGGGTCAATTTTtaactttctctctttctgtgtccttGCCTTTCCAGTTCAGTGCCAGTGAAGCGAGAAGAGCTGTGCCTCTATGAGATAGGTGGCAACATCAGTAAGCAATGCGCTCACTCATAATAGCTCAAATATGGCTGCACAGTAAATCGTTTTCATATGTtgtaatcagaatcatgtttgttggccatgtaggtttgaacatacatgaaatttgactctggttttgtggctctcctcagtgtacttaacatagaat includes:
- the arhgap18 gene encoding rho GTPase-activating protein 18 isoform X1, translating into MSRQPPESQGVVLTGYHSNAETLPKSGLAACTAAQEPESTPGSFFLLDSRRTGQYSVQQGQNTQHGPTNPVNIAKATSINPPSLPNPVPNTCPRPQPSSSPHLGSNPSLASHPSPRPASQPSYQRYNSQDSLDELAMDDYWKEVENISRSGEGGEGGVGRGEGCIEGEAQEEEQQKIPEEGEQEEAWLTEAGLARLFDDSLGADHDQEEDNAVFLSTLTRTQVAAVERRVTSLQQTLLRRRNRQHVPDVRDIFRPSEKVEGPSKLTEGLENSVKDVNSTETETELNVEVSFSEQALNYRDHHQGKAISTFPHSPDDKLPNFRLLRDKTGQTRIGDLSLLDMKKVRRLVLVEMTALFDTAGIDLKADKAVKVKAKESGLFGVPLATLLDQDQRRAHGTKVPLILQKLISHIEQEGLDTEGLLRIPGAATRVKALCQELESCFYDNLFSWQQLKQHDAASLLKLFIRELPFPLLTVEYLNTFIAVNKLPTKKQQLQALNLLILLLPEANRDTLKALVEFFQRVIDHQKRNKMTLNNVSVVMAPNIFVFKGFRSKVTEQQEFSMATRTANIVRLLIRYQSLLWTIPKFILNQVRQQNTESQRKQNRERAVRKLLKKITTDKPVDKPVCEDSSQGFIRVQAPQFRKVSMAVQLTEELQAADVLTRFINQDSSVPVKREELCLYEIGGNIKERCLDEETYMKDLLQLNPTAEWVIKAIPR
- the arhgap18 gene encoding rho GTPase-activating protein 18 isoform X3; translated protein: MSRQPPESQGVVLTGYHSNAETLPKSGLAACTAAQEPESTPGSRRTGQYSVQQGQNTQHGPTNPVNIAKATSINPPSLPNPVPNTCPRPQPSSSPHLGSNPSLASHPSPRPASQPSYQRYNSQDSLDELAMDDYWKEVENISRSGEGGEGGVGRGEGCIEGEAQEEEQQKIPEEGEQEEAWLTEAGLARLFDDSLGADHDQEEDNAVFLSTLTRTQVAAVERRVTSLQQTLLRRRNRQHVPDVRDIFRPSEKVEGPSKLTEGLENSVKDVNSTETETELNVEVSFSEQALNYRDHHQGKAISTFPHSPDDKLPNFRLLRDKTGQTRIGDLSLLDMKKVRRLVLVEMTALFDTAGIDLKADKAVKVKAKESGLFGVPLATLLDQDQRRAHGTKVPLILQKLISHIEQEGLDTEGLLRIPGAATRVKALCQELESCFYDNLFSWQQLKQHDAASLLKLFIRELPFPLLTVEYLNTFIAVNKLPTKKQQLQALNLLILLLPEANRDTLKALVEFFQRVIDHQKRNKMTLNNVSVVMAPNIFVFKGFRSKVTEQQEFSMATRTANIVRLLIRYQSLLWTIPKFILNQVRQQNTESQRKQNRERAVRKLLKKITTDKPVDKPVCEDSSQGFIRVQAPQFRKVSMAVQLTEELQAADVLTRFINQDSSVPVKREELCLYEIGGNIKERCLDEETYMKDLLQLNPTAEWVIKAIPR
- the arhgap18 gene encoding rho GTPase-activating protein 18 isoform X2 — its product is MSRQPPESQGVVLTGYHSNAETLPKSGLAACTAAQEPESTPGSFFLLDSRRTGQYSVQQGQNTQHGPTNPVNIAKATSINPPSLPNPVPNTCPRPQPSSSPHLGSNPSLASHPSPRPASQPSYQRYNSQDSLDELAMDDYWKEVENISRSGEGGEGGVGRGEGCIEGEAQEEEQQKIPEEGEQEEAWLTEAGLARLFDDSLGADHDQEEDNAVFLSTLTRTQVAAVERRVTSLQQTLLRRRNRQHVPDVRDIFRPSEKVEGPSKLTEGLENSVKDVNSTETETELNVEVSFSEQALNYRDHHQGKAISTFPHSPDDKLPNFRLLRDKTGQTRIGDLSLLDMKKVRRLVLVEMTALFDTAGIDLKADKAVKVKAKESGLFGVPLATLLDQDQRRAHGTKVPLILQKLISHIEQEGLDTEGLLRIPGAATRVKELESCFYDNLFSWQQLKQHDAASLLKLFIRELPFPLLTVEYLNTFIAVNKLPTKKQQLQALNLLILLLPEANRDTLKALVEFFQRVIDHQKRNKMTLNNVSVVMAPNIFVFKGFRSKVTEQQEFSMATRTANIVRLLIRYQSLLWTIPKFILNQVRQQNTESQRKQNRERAVRKLLKKITTDKPVDKPVCEDSSQGFIRVQAPQFRKVSMAVQLTEELQAADVLTRFINQDSSVPVKREELCLYEIGGNIKERCLDEETYMKDLLQLNPTAEWVIKAIPR